Proteins from a genomic interval of Pseudodesulfovibrio nedwellii:
- a CDS encoding cytochrome c3 family protein, whose amino-acid sequence MKKVFIMSLLCVCFTAVLAFAQAELVSAIDAPDDDLEINVIEGNSKRNLGVTFNHSSHEDIDCFTCHHKNEVADEPESCANCHTDVAPDAQGHKSYFRAMHVKGTEQASCLSCHQEEFAGDKDLTGCANSSCHPNGLY is encoded by the coding sequence ATGAAAAAAGTATTCATCATGTCCCTGCTGTGTGTTTGTTTTACCGCAGTATTGGCCTTTGCTCAGGCAGAACTGGTGTCAGCTATTGATGCTCCTGACGATGACCTTGAAATTAATGTCATCGAAGGAAACAGCAAACGTAACCTCGGGGTTACCTTCAACCATTCCAGTCATGAAGACATTGATTGCTTCACCTGTCACCACAAAAACGAAGTGGCAGACGAACCTGAATCGTGCGCGAACTGCCATACCGATGTGGCTCCGGATGCTCAGGGGCATAAGTCTTACTTCCGTGCAATGCATGTGAAAGGCACTGAACAAGCGTCTTGTCTCTCTTGTCACCAAGAAGAGTTCGCTGGCGACAAAGACTTGACTGGTTGCGCCAACTCCTCTTGTCATCCCAATGGGTTGTACTAA
- a CDS encoding 4Fe-4S dicluster domain-containing protein, giving the protein MSGKSFFVDLTLCTACRGCQVACKQWKNLPAEKTRNVGSHQNPQDLSSKTIRLVRFHEERDANGKLQWNFFPEQCRHCLEPPCKSIGNMYCENGIEQDPKTGAVVMNSRTSGIGDKVTSEELCPYNVPRMDEESGQWFKCDMCLDRVEAGLLPACVQSCPTGTMNFGDREDMLALAKKRLAEVKKTNPDAYLADPESVRVIYLCTAPPESYNGNLLASIDGSKLMKTAQAKSGVNRRDLLAGRFGSKAKA; this is encoded by the coding sequence ATGAGTGGTAAAAGCTTTTTTGTTGATCTGACCCTTTGTACCGCGTGTCGTGGATGCCAGGTTGCATGTAAGCAGTGGAAAAATCTTCCTGCCGAAAAAACGCGCAATGTTGGCTCCCATCAGAATCCACAAGACTTGTCTTCCAAGACTATCCGTCTTGTTCGTTTCCACGAAGAGCGTGATGCTAATGGTAAACTGCAATGGAACTTCTTTCCAGAACAGTGCCGTCATTGTCTCGAACCTCCTTGTAAGTCCATCGGGAATATGTACTGCGAAAACGGTATTGAACAAGATCCCAAAACTGGGGCTGTTGTTATGAATAGCCGCACTTCTGGCATTGGTGACAAAGTTACCAGTGAAGAATTGTGTCCATACAACGTACCTCGCATGGACGAAGAAAGCGGGCAATGGTTCAAGTGCGATATGTGCTTGGATCGTGTTGAAGCTGGCCTTCTTCCTGCCTGTGTTCAAAGTTGCCCAACTGGTACTATGAACTTTGGGGACCGTGAAGATATGCTCGCTCTCGCGAAAAAGCGCTTGGCAGAAGTGAAGAAAACCAACCCGGATGCTTACCTTGCAGACCCTGAGTCTGTTCGTGTCATTTACTTATGCACCGCTCCGCCAGAAAGCTACAATGGTAACTTGCTCGCATCTATAGATGGAAGTAAATTGATGAAAACTGCACAGGCCAAAAGTGGCGTCAACCGCCGTGATTTGCTTGCCGGTCGCTTTGGCTCAAAGGCGAAAGCGTAA